A genomic segment from Anopheles maculipalpis chromosome X, idAnoMacuDA_375_x, whole genome shotgun sequence encodes:
- the LOC126563278 gene encoding adenylate cyclase type 9 has product MSDTASNYRTSTSFTTMPPVLTESQKGSVEDIQISLAPYIQSYLSQTGRRHSCCSVMLPVAFERAAPRSWFDPRFDSPVLEGQYQASVFPQLRLKFRFALFYILLCSLVWLLYFLFGGGPTSFTLLTVSIGLIFLFALVGLWVTRTDLYRAHTNLISSFCAILLCMFSLFLLLLTREALSPLGHFSICIEIVMLIYTIIPLPLWLCCTITMAYSVCFEVLSFLHQTHYDYNSRPGGQPTVTPLATATATISQTVARLLTEEGAAGSVTASGGNDYQQSGDSFVYKIVLIRVLIQLCVHLIGIQILIMTVVRMRGTFMKVGQNLLVRRQLEMEKQLKEKMIHSMMPPKVADLLLKESGSVPKGTSFDQYPASAQTAARRTTPSDLKSLFRPFHMNRMENVSILFADIVGFTRMSSTKTAEQLVEILNDLFERFDDLCLLNGCEKISTLGDCYYCVSGCPEPRPDHAICCVEMGLGMIESIRVFDAQRNEGIKMRVGVHTGTVLCGIVGTKRVKFDVWSNDVTLANRMESSGKPDQVHVSEETCGFLGDSYIIEEGEEVDGHRTYFVLGKKLDLVGSITEGLSSIGLPVDLNLLGASSSPLDELPYATSEENPESSCLSRSATNLSGIQPTVPPASPAGPVFFSSLHASPVSTPRPRIASLTKMTKFLRSAVKGDAGRLLNPMSHASVPVEKPKIIISTKSISNGFESEEDEDGEMLTEAVGKGGRRVARSLAASPRQTTTVGMLNERGGPQQHPAQRKAGKAWKREDATHTAPECSRICDSSKSCDEDVPCIERRCSSTRTNTGISVGGSGGSNSSNSNNPNITNGCYQHVPIVIVTPRPSCYTLDVASGGTACSSSISNTAPPPPPPPPATTSTMASRNSRPVLSDGRENTHTSQSSVFDEIIDVRSYISQSRSDISPFARTGSYRSQADRSSIIHEIALSAGVAGSSNSGSFSRPRSSTITTTHHACNEAHLQQHVQQHVRHGSVVVCPSARLLGADGASLSPSATSRKDSGIRSNSRRSSIQHQLMLMSQTVALSVHRVSGYFTSSQSSLSGAIVTSATGEPAAQKPTGSMRLTGPPPGSKCCVGIKEPHPDPLAACLQQLRKQSDLQLIRCVRDNARSQRSYLVKPPLLPISLRFKSRPMEQEFRSKAHRFGSENGELEGSGPPTLATPKYNTYIDMLVSFAVYLATSTSLFLLSPSVYLESYKVWVCIFVFFSTVQLFALFICTKQVCRRTRKPTVRRSRPMASRSCYDCLLQLASNWYPWHICGGILMSLPVISILSNFAMMDVTKFRVFEFHYGFLMYICIVHFCNFTQLNWWMRNAMACLTSAIFVGIAVGHMVELQALEVAVGVAANGTTNLAGGVGDERSNEMLHRAQFDWFNNYRVEIYVDLLLLLVLVWFLNREFEIGYRLSFHGSAVANQDKIRVQNMKNQADMLLHNIIPKHVAEQLKNTAKYSENHHNIGIIFASIVNFNEMYDESYLGGKEYLRVLNELIGDFDELLARPEFRCVEKIKTIGSTFMAASGLDPGSRGENCEHLYTLLDFALAMQQVVESFNRDLLEFNLIMRVGYNFGDVTAGVIGTSKLYYDIWGDAVNVASRMDTTGVAGRVQVGSECVPVLGERYDFEPRGKVYVKGKDHMEVYLLVGKKPDLLGPPELDIDPV; this is encoded by the exons ACGGCATCCAACTATCGTACATCGACCTCGTTCACAACCATGCCCCCGGTGCTGACCGAAAGCCAGAAAGGTTCGGTGGAAGACATCCAGATCTCGTTGGCACCGTACATCCAGTCCTATCTGAGCCAAACCGGGCGCCGCCATTCGTGCTGCAGCGTCATGTTGCCGGTTGCGTTTGAACGGGCCGCTCCCCGGTCCTGGTTCGATCCCCGTTTCGATTCACCCGTGCTCGAGGGCCAGTATCAGGCCAGCGTGTTTCCCCAGCTGCGCCTCAAATTTCG CTTCGCATTATTCTACATCCTGCTCTGCTCGCTCGTCTGGCTGCTGTACTTCCTGTTTGGCGGTGGCCCGACCAGCTTCACACTGCTGACCGTCTCGATCGGGCTTATCTTTCTGTTCGCGCTCGTCGGCCTGTGGGTAACGCGGACCGACCTCTACCGGGCGCACACGAACCTGATCTCATCCTTCTGTGCCATCCTGCTGTGCATGTTTTCGctctttctgctgctgctgacccGCGAAGCGCTCAGCCCGCTCGGTCACTTTTCCATCTGCATCGAGATCGTAATGCTCATCTACACCATCATACCGCTACCCCTGTGGCTCTGCTGCACCATCACCATGGCGTACTCGGTTTGCTTCGAGGTGCTCTCGTTTCTTCACCAGACGCACTACGACTACAATTCGCGCCCGGGTGGCCAACCGACGGTGACACCGCTTGCgaccgccaccgccaccatcaGCCAGACCGTGGCCCGGTTGCTGACCGAAGAAGGTGCAGCGGGCAGTGTGACGGCGAGTGGCGGCAACGATTACCAACAGTCGGGTGACTCGTTCGTGTACAAGATCGTGCTGATCAGGGTGCTGATACAGCTGTGCGTACATCTGATCGGCATCCAAATACTGATCATGACGGTCGTGCGGATGCGCGGCACCTTCATGAAGGTTGGCCAGAATCTGCTGGTACGGCGGCAGCTCGAGATGGAGAAGCAGCTAAAGGAGAAGATGATCCACTCGATGATGCCACCGAAGGTGGCGGACCTGCTCCTAAAGGAGAGTGGCAGCGTGCCGAAAGGTACCAGCTTCGATCAGTATCCCGCGTCTGCACAAACGGCCGCCCGGCGCACGACACCGTCCGATCTAAAATCCCTATTTCGCCCATTTCACATGAACCGGATGGAGAACGTGAGCATACTGTTTGCCGACATCGTCGGCTTCACGCGCATGTCCTCGACGAAAACAGCCGAACAGCTGGTGGAGATACTGAACGATCTGTTCGAACGGTTCGATGATCTGTGCTTGCTGAATGGATGCGAGAAGATATCGACCCTCGGCGATTGTTACTACTGTGTGTCGGGATGTCCGGAACCGCGCCCAGACCATGCCATTTGCTGTGTCGAGATGGGACTCGGGATGATCGAATCGATCCGGGTGTTTGATGCGCAACGGAACGAAGGTATCAAGATGCGGGTCGGTGTGCACACGGGTACGGTACTGTGCGGTATTGTCGGTACGAAGCGGGTCAAGTTTGATGTGTGGAGCAATGATGTAACGCTAGCTAATCG CATGGAATCCAGTGGAAAACCGGATCAAGTGCACGTATCGGAGGAAACTTGCGGCTTTTTGGGTGATTCTTACATCATCGAGGAAGGCGAAGAAGTGGATG GACACCGTACGTACTTCGTATTAGGCAAAAAGCTAGATCTCGTCGGCTCGATAACGGAAGGCCTATCCAGCATTGGGTTACCGGTCGATCTGAATCTGCTCGGTGCCTCATCCTCCCCACTGGACGAGCTGCCGTACGCGacgagcgaagaaaatccGGAAAGTTCCTGCCTTTCCCGCAGTGCCACCAACCTGTCCGGCATACAGCCAACCGTACCACCTGCCTCACCAGCCGGGCCAGTGTTTTTCTCCTCGCTGCACGCATCGCCCGTCTCGACGCCACGGCCCCGTATTGCATCGCTAACGAAAATGACCAAGTTTCTGCGGTCGGCGGTGAAGGGTGATGCGGGTCGATTGCTCAACCCGATGTCCCATGCGAGTGTGCCGGTTGAGAAGCCAAAAATTATCATCAGCACCAAATCGATCTCAAACGGTTTCGAGTCGGAGGAGGATGAGGATGGCGAGATGCTGACGGAGGCGGTTGGGAAGGGTGGTAGACGTGTGGCACGTTCGCTGGCGGCTAGTCCCAGACAGACGACGACGGTCGGGATGCTGAACGAGCGTGGTGGACCGCAGCAACACCCCGCACAGCGTAAAGCTGGCAAAGCGTGGAAGCGCGAGGACGCGACACACACTGCACCGGAGTGTAGTAGAATCTGTGATAGTAGTAAGAGCTGTGACGAAGATGTGCCATGTATTGAGAGACGATGCAGCAGCACGCGCACCAACACCGGTATCAGtgttggtggtagtggtggtagcaACAGTAGCAATAGCAATAATCCGAACATCACCAACGGTTGTTACCAGCATGTGCCGATCGTGATAGTCACACCACGCCCCAGTTGCTATACACTGGACGTAGCGAGTGGTGGGACGGCGTGCAGCAGTAGTATTAGCAacacagcaccaccaccaccaccaccaccccctgccACGACCAGTACGATGGCGAGTCGAAACAGCCGGCCAGTTTTGTCCGACGGCCGTgaaaacacgcacaccagcCAAAGTTCCGTGTTCGACGAGATAATCGATGTCCGTTCGTACATATCGCAATCCCGCAGCGATATTTCGCCATTTGCACGTACCGGGAGCTACCGCTCACAGGCGGACCGATCATCAATTATCCACGAGATTGCCCTGTCGGCAGGTGTGGCCGGAAGTAGCAACAGTGGTTCGTTTAGTCGGCCCCGTAgctccaccatcaccaccacacaccacgCATGCAACGAAGCACACTTGCAGCAACACGTGCAGCAGCACGTGCGCCACGGATCGGTCGTAGTATGCCCAAGCGCTCGGTTACTCGGTGCGGACGGTGCAAGCCTTTCGCCGTCCGCCACATCACGGAAAGATTCCGGCATACGCTCAAACAGTCGCCGATCCAGCATCCAGCATCAGCTAATGCTGATGAGCCAAACGGTTGCACTCTCCGTGCACCGTGTGTCCGGCTACTTTACCAGCTCACAGTCTAGCCTGTCCGGTGCGATCGTTACGTCCGCCACCGGTGAACCAGCAGCCCAGAAACCGACCGGAAGTATGCGCCTAACCGGACCGCCACCAGGATCTAAATGTTGCGTCGGCATCAAGGAACCACATCCGGATCCACTAGCCGCCTGTCTACAGCAGCTACGTAAACAATCTGACCTACAGCTAATACGCTGCGTCCGGGACAATGCCCGATCGCAGCGCAGTTATCTGGTAAAGCCACCACTGTTGCCCATTTCGCTACGCTTTAAATCACGCCCAATGGAGCAAGagtttcgctcgaaagcgcACCGATTCGGGAGTGAAAATGGCGAACTGGAGGGCTCCGGTCCGCCAACACTTGCCACCCCCAAGTACAACACGTACATTGACATGCTCGTCTCGTTTGCGGTATACCTGGCAACCTCCACATCACTCTTCCTGCTCTCACCCTCAGTCTATCTCGAGTCGTACAAAGTGTGGGTGTGCATCTTTGTCTTCTTCAGTACGGTTCAGCTGTTTGCGCTGTTCATCTGCACCAAGCAGGTGTGCCGACGTACCCGTAAACCTACCGTGCGTCGATCACGCCCAATGGCGAGCCGTAGCTGCTACGATTGCTTACTACAGCTCGCCTCCAACTGGTATCCGTGGCATATCTGCGGTGGGATCCTAATGTCACTACCCGTCATCTCCATACTGTCCAACTTTGCCATGATGGATGTGACCAAGTTTCGCGTGTTTGAGTTCCACTACGGGTTTCTGATGTACATCTGCATCGTGCACTTTTGCAACTTTACGCAACTTAACTGGTGGATGCGGAACGCGATGGCGTGCCTAACGTCGGCCATATTTGTGGGTATTGCGGTTGGGCATATGGTAGAGTTGCAGGCGCTCGAGGTAGCGGTTGGTGTGGCGGCGAACGGTACAACCAACCTGGCAGGCGGTGTCGGTGATGAGCGTAGCAACGAGATGCTGCACCGTGCCCAGTTCGATTGGTTCAACAACTATCGGGTGGAGATATACGTcgatctgttgctgctgctcgtgctGGTGTGGTTTTTGAACCGCGAGTTCGAGATTGGCTACCGGTTAAGCTTTCACGGGAGTGCGGTCGCAAACCAGGACAAGATCCGGGtgcaaaacatgaaaaatcaaGCCGACATGTTGTTGCACAACATTATCCCAAAGCACGTGGCGGAGCAGTTGAAAAATACGGCCAAATATTCCGAGAACCATCACAACATTGGCATCATCTTTGCTAGCATCGTCAACTTTAACGAGATGTACGACGAATCGTACCTGGGCGGGAAGGAATATCTGCGCGTGCTGAACGAGCTGATCGGCGATTTTGATGAGCTGCTGGCGAGACCCGAATTTCGGTGCGTGGAAAAGATCAAAACGATCGGCAGCACGTTTATGGCGGCGTCCGGGCTTGATCCGGGCAGTCGCGGTGAAAACTGCGAACATCTGTACACGCTGCTAGACTTTGCGCTAGCGATGCAACAGGTGGTGGAATCGTTCAATCGGGATCTGCTCGAGTTTAATCTGATTATGCGCGTCGGCTACAACTTTGGCGATGTGACGGCGGGTGTGATTGGGACGAGCAAGCTGTACTACGATATTTGGGGCGATGCGGTAAATGTGGCGAGCCGGATGGACACGACCGGGGTGGCCGGGCGGGTGCAGGTTGGCAGTGAGTGTGTACCTGTGCTGGGCGAACGGTACGATTTTGAGCCGCGCGGCAAGGTGTACGTGAAGGGTAAGGACCATATGGAAGTGTACCTGCTGGTTGGCAAAAAACCGGACCTACTGGGACCACCAGAACTAGATATAGATCCCGTATAG